The following proteins are encoded in a genomic region of Ammospiza caudacuta isolate bAmmCau1 chromosome 3, bAmmCau1.pri, whole genome shotgun sequence:
- the MYB gene encoding transcriptional activator Myb isoform X2 has translation MSRRPRHSIYSSDDDEEDVEVYDHDYDGLLPKTGKRHLGKTRWTREEDEKLKKLVEQNGTEDWKVIANFLPNRTDVQCQHRWQKVLNPELIKGPWTKEEDQRVIELVQKYGPKRWSVIAKHLKGRIGKQCRERWHNHLNPEVKKTSWTEEEDRIIYQAHKRLGNRWAEIAKLLPGRTDNAIKNHWNSTMRRKVEQEGYLQESSKACHSSAAAGFQKNNHLMAFAHSASPPAQLPVASQPPLGSDYPYYHLPEPQNVPGQIPYPVALHVNIVNVPQPAAAAIQRHYNDEDPEKEKRIKELELLLMSTENELKGQQTQNHTSNYPGWHSTTIADSTRTSGDSAPVSCLGEHHHCTPSPPVDHGCLPEESASPARCMIVHQSNILDNVKNLLEFAETLQLIDSDPSSWGDLSTFEFFEDTDTPASRAPPGKAAQLQQRGASACRPQGQPTTNLSKVMSSQGSLGSPKTLSASQGSAAPWLLLRKRRGHCGPSASGHGSALVRADTSSSTPPKRSPVKSLPFSPSQFLNTSSTHENLNLENPALTSTPVCGHKMAVTSPFHRDQAFKAQKENHVFRTPAIKRSILESSPRTPTPFKNALAAQEIKYGPLKMLPQTPTHLVEDLQDVIKQESEESAIVAGLHESGPPLLKKIKQEVESPTDKAGNFFCSNHWEGENLNTQLFTPGSAMEDVPNLLTSSILKMPVSEDDDSFHKTVAVPRNRPLASPLQHLNNTWEPASCGKIEDQMALPDQARKYMATFPTRTLVM, from the exons ATGTCCCGGAGACCCCGGCACAG TATATATAGcagtgatgatgatgaagaagatGTTGAGGTCTATGATCACGACTATGATGGTCTGCTTCCCAAGACTGGAAAACGCCACTTAGGAAAAACCAGGTGGACCCGTGAGGAG GATGAAAAGCTGAAGAAGCTTGTGGAGCAGAATGGCACAGAAGACTGGAAAGTCATTGCCAATTTCCTTCCT AATCGGACAGATGTTCAGTGCCAGCACCGATGGCAGAAGGTACTAAACCCAGAACTTATCAAAGGTCCCTGGACTAAAGAGGAGGATCAAAGG GTAATAGAGCTCGTGCAGAAATACGGTCCAAAGCGCTGGTCTGTCATTGCTAAGCATTTGAAGGGAAGGATTGGAaaacagtgcagggagaggtggCACAACCATTTGAATCCAGAAGTGAAGAAAACCTCCTGGACAGAAGAGGAAGATAGAATTATTTACCAGGCACACAAGAGGCTGGGAAACAGATGGGCAGAGATTGCAAAGTTGCTGCCTGGACG AACTGATAATGCTATCAAGAACCACTGGAACTCCACCATGCGCCGGAAGGTCGAGCAGGAGGGCTACCTGCAGGAGTCCTCCAAAGCCTGCcactcctcagcagctgctggctttcAGAAGAACAACCACCTGATGGCCTTTGCTCACAGCGCGTCGCCGCCCGCGCAGCTGCCGGTGGCCAGCCAGCCCCCGCTGGGCAGTGACTACCCCTACTACCACCTCCCCGAGCCTCAGAAC GTTCCTGGTCAGATCCCGTATCCAGTAGCACTGCATGTAAATATTGTCAATGTacctcagccagctgctgcagctaTCCAG AGACACTATAATGATGAAGACCCTGAGAAAGAAAAGCGAATAAAGGAATTAGAGTTGCTACTAATGTCGACTGAGAATGAACTGAAAGGGCAGCAG ACACAGAACCACACATCAAACTACCCCGGCTGGCACAGCACCACAATTGCTGACAGTACCAGGACCAGTGGTGACAGTGCACCTGTTTCCTGTTTGGGGGAGCATCACCACTGCACTCCATCTCCGCCGGTGGATCACGGTTGCTTACCTGAGGAAAGTGCATCCCCTGCCCGGTGCATGATTGTTCACCAGAGCAACATCCTGGACAATGTTAAGAATCTCTTAGAATTTGCTGAAACACTCCAGTTAATAGACTCC GATCCTTCATCATGGGGTGATCTCAGCACTTTTGAATTCTTTGAAGACACAGACACTCCGGCTAGCAGAGCTCCCCCAGGCAAAGCCGCGCAGCTTCAGCAGAGAGGGGCCAGTGCTTGCAGACCGCAAGGACAGCCCACCACAAATTTGAGCAAAGTCATGTCAAGTCAGGGCTCTCTTGGCTCACCAAAGACCTTATCTGCCTCCCAGGGCAGCGCGGCTCCGTGGCTCCTTCTTCGCAAAAGGAGAGGGCACTGCGGCCCCTCAGCCAGTGGCCACGGTAGCGCCTTGGTCCGAGCTGACACCAGCAGCTCAACTCCTCCTAAGCGCTCCCCTGTCAAAAGCCTGCCCTTCTCTCCCTCGCAG TTCCTAAACACCTCATCCACTCACGAAAATTTGAACCTGGAGAACCCTGCACTTACCTCCACGCCGGTGTGCGGCCATAAGATGGCAGTTACCTCCCCGTTCCACAGGGACCAGGCTTTCAAAGCTCAGAAGGAAAACCATGT TTTCAGGACTCCAGCAATCAAGAGGTCGATATTAGAAAGCTCTCCAAGAACACCCACTCCATTCAAAAACGCACTTGCAGCTCAGGAAATCAAATACGGTCCTTTGAAGATGCTG ccTCAAACTCCAACTCATCTTGTAGAAGATCTGCAGGATGTTATCAAGCAGGAGTCGGAGGAATCTGCAATAGTGGCTGGGCTACATGAAAGTGGACCCCCTTTGCTGAAGAAAATCAAACAAGAG gTGGAGTCCCCAACAGATAAAGctggaaattttttttgctCAAATCACTGGGAAGGAGAAAACCTGAACACTCAGCTCTTTACACCTGGGTCTGCTATGGAAGATGTGCCA
- the MYB gene encoding transcriptional activator Myb isoform X3, whose translation MSRRPRHSIYSSDDDEEDVEVYDHDYDGLLPKTGKRHLGKTRWTREEDEKLKKLVEQNGTEDWKVIANFLPNRTDVQCQHRWQKVLNPELIKGPWTKEEDQRVIELVQKYGPKRWSVIAKHLKGRIGKQCRERWHNHLNPEVKKTSWTEEEDRIIYQAHKRLGNRWAEIAKLLPGRTDNAIKNHWNSTMRRKVEQEGYLQESSKACHSSAAAGFQKNNHLMAFAHSASPPAQLPVASQPPLGSDYPYYHLPEPQNVPGQIPYPVALHVNIVNVPQPAAAAIQRHYNDEDPEKEKRIKELELLLMSTENELKGQQALPTQNHTSNYPGWHSTTIADSTRTSGDSAPVSCLGEHHHCTPSPPVDHGCLPEESASPARCMIVHQSNILDNDPSSWGDLSTFEFFEDTDTPASRAPPGKAAQLQQRGASACRPQGQPTTNLSKVMSSQGSLGSPKTLSASQGSAAPWLLLRKRRGHCGPSASGHGSALVRADTSSSTPPKRSPVKSLPFSPSQFLNTSSTHENLNLENPALTSTPVCGHKMAVTSPFHRDQAFKAQKENHVFRTPAIKRSILESSPRTPTPFKNALAAQEIKYGPLKMLPQTPTHLVEDLQDVIKQESEESAIVAGLHESGPPLLKKIKQEVESPTDKAGNFFCSNHWEGENLNTQLFTPGSAMEDVPNLLTSSILKMPVSEDDDSFHKTVAVPRNRPLASPLQHLNNTWEPASCGKIEDQMALPDQARKYMATFPTRTLVM comes from the exons ATGTCCCGGAGACCCCGGCACAG TATATATAGcagtgatgatgatgaagaagatGTTGAGGTCTATGATCACGACTATGATGGTCTGCTTCCCAAGACTGGAAAACGCCACTTAGGAAAAACCAGGTGGACCCGTGAGGAG GATGAAAAGCTGAAGAAGCTTGTGGAGCAGAATGGCACAGAAGACTGGAAAGTCATTGCCAATTTCCTTCCT AATCGGACAGATGTTCAGTGCCAGCACCGATGGCAGAAGGTACTAAACCCAGAACTTATCAAAGGTCCCTGGACTAAAGAGGAGGATCAAAGG GTAATAGAGCTCGTGCAGAAATACGGTCCAAAGCGCTGGTCTGTCATTGCTAAGCATTTGAAGGGAAGGATTGGAaaacagtgcagggagaggtggCACAACCATTTGAATCCAGAAGTGAAGAAAACCTCCTGGACAGAAGAGGAAGATAGAATTATTTACCAGGCACACAAGAGGCTGGGAAACAGATGGGCAGAGATTGCAAAGTTGCTGCCTGGACG AACTGATAATGCTATCAAGAACCACTGGAACTCCACCATGCGCCGGAAGGTCGAGCAGGAGGGCTACCTGCAGGAGTCCTCCAAAGCCTGCcactcctcagcagctgctggctttcAGAAGAACAACCACCTGATGGCCTTTGCTCACAGCGCGTCGCCGCCCGCGCAGCTGCCGGTGGCCAGCCAGCCCCCGCTGGGCAGTGACTACCCCTACTACCACCTCCCCGAGCCTCAGAAC GTTCCTGGTCAGATCCCGTATCCAGTAGCACTGCATGTAAATATTGTCAATGTacctcagccagctgctgcagctaTCCAG AGACACTATAATGATGAAGACCCTGAGAAAGAAAAGCGAATAAAGGAATTAGAGTTGCTACTAATGTCGACTGAGAATGAACTGAAAGGGCAGCAGGCATTACCA ACACAGAACCACACATCAAACTACCCCGGCTGGCACAGCACCACAATTGCTGACAGTACCAGGACCAGTGGTGACAGTGCACCTGTTTCCTGTTTGGGGGAGCATCACCACTGCACTCCATCTCCGCCGGTGGATCACGGTTGCTTACCTGAGGAAAGTGCATCCCCTGCCCGGTGCATGATTGTTCACCAGAGCAACATCCTGGACAAT GATCCTTCATCATGGGGTGATCTCAGCACTTTTGAATTCTTTGAAGACACAGACACTCCGGCTAGCAGAGCTCCCCCAGGCAAAGCCGCGCAGCTTCAGCAGAGAGGGGCCAGTGCTTGCAGACCGCAAGGACAGCCCACCACAAATTTGAGCAAAGTCATGTCAAGTCAGGGCTCTCTTGGCTCACCAAAGACCTTATCTGCCTCCCAGGGCAGCGCGGCTCCGTGGCTCCTTCTTCGCAAAAGGAGAGGGCACTGCGGCCCCTCAGCCAGTGGCCACGGTAGCGCCTTGGTCCGAGCTGACACCAGCAGCTCAACTCCTCCTAAGCGCTCCCCTGTCAAAAGCCTGCCCTTCTCTCCCTCGCAG TTCCTAAACACCTCATCCACTCACGAAAATTTGAACCTGGAGAACCCTGCACTTACCTCCACGCCGGTGTGCGGCCATAAGATGGCAGTTACCTCCCCGTTCCACAGGGACCAGGCTTTCAAAGCTCAGAAGGAAAACCATGT TTTCAGGACTCCAGCAATCAAGAGGTCGATATTAGAAAGCTCTCCAAGAACACCCACTCCATTCAAAAACGCACTTGCAGCTCAGGAAATCAAATACGGTCCTTTGAAGATGCTG ccTCAAACTCCAACTCATCTTGTAGAAGATCTGCAGGATGTTATCAAGCAGGAGTCGGAGGAATCTGCAATAGTGGCTGGGCTACATGAAAGTGGACCCCCTTTGCTGAAGAAAATCAAACAAGAG gTGGAGTCCCCAACAGATAAAGctggaaattttttttgctCAAATCACTGGGAAGGAGAAAACCTGAACACTCAGCTCTTTACACCTGGGTCTGCTATGGAAGATGTGCCA
- the MYB gene encoding transcriptional activator Myb isoform X1 codes for MSRRPRHSIYSSDDDEEDVEVYDHDYDGLLPKTGKRHLGKTRWTREEDEKLKKLVEQNGTEDWKVIANFLPNRTDVQCQHRWQKVLNPELIKGPWTKEEDQRVIELVQKYGPKRWSVIAKHLKGRIGKQCRERWHNHLNPEVKKTSWTEEEDRIIYQAHKRLGNRWAEIAKLLPGRTDNAIKNHWNSTMRRKVEQEGYLQESSKACHSSAAAGFQKNNHLMAFAHSASPPAQLPVASQPPLGSDYPYYHLPEPQNVPGQIPYPVALHVNIVNVPQPAAAAIQRHYNDEDPEKEKRIKELELLLMSTENELKGQQALPTQNHTSNYPGWHSTTIADSTRTSGDSAPVSCLGEHHHCTPSPPVDHGCLPEESASPARCMIVHQSNILDNVKNLLEFAETLQLIDSDPSSWGDLSTFEFFEDTDTPASRAPPGKAAQLQQRGASACRPQGQPTTNLSKVMSSQGSLGSPKTLSASQGSAAPWLLLRKRRGHCGPSASGHGSALVRADTSSSTPPKRSPVKSLPFSPSQFLNTSSTHENLNLENPALTSTPVCGHKMAVTSPFHRDQAFKAQKENHVFRTPAIKRSILESSPRTPTPFKNALAAQEIKYGPLKMLPQTPTHLVEDLQDVIKQESEESAIVAGLHESGPPLLKKIKQEVESPTDKAGNFFCSNHWEGENLNTQLFTPGSAMEDVPNLLTSSILKMPVSEDDDSFHKTVAVPRNRPLASPLQHLNNTWEPASCGKIEDQMALPDQARKYMATFPTRTLVM; via the exons ATGTCCCGGAGACCCCGGCACAG TATATATAGcagtgatgatgatgaagaagatGTTGAGGTCTATGATCACGACTATGATGGTCTGCTTCCCAAGACTGGAAAACGCCACTTAGGAAAAACCAGGTGGACCCGTGAGGAG GATGAAAAGCTGAAGAAGCTTGTGGAGCAGAATGGCACAGAAGACTGGAAAGTCATTGCCAATTTCCTTCCT AATCGGACAGATGTTCAGTGCCAGCACCGATGGCAGAAGGTACTAAACCCAGAACTTATCAAAGGTCCCTGGACTAAAGAGGAGGATCAAAGG GTAATAGAGCTCGTGCAGAAATACGGTCCAAAGCGCTGGTCTGTCATTGCTAAGCATTTGAAGGGAAGGATTGGAaaacagtgcagggagaggtggCACAACCATTTGAATCCAGAAGTGAAGAAAACCTCCTGGACAGAAGAGGAAGATAGAATTATTTACCAGGCACACAAGAGGCTGGGAAACAGATGGGCAGAGATTGCAAAGTTGCTGCCTGGACG AACTGATAATGCTATCAAGAACCACTGGAACTCCACCATGCGCCGGAAGGTCGAGCAGGAGGGCTACCTGCAGGAGTCCTCCAAAGCCTGCcactcctcagcagctgctggctttcAGAAGAACAACCACCTGATGGCCTTTGCTCACAGCGCGTCGCCGCCCGCGCAGCTGCCGGTGGCCAGCCAGCCCCCGCTGGGCAGTGACTACCCCTACTACCACCTCCCCGAGCCTCAGAAC GTTCCTGGTCAGATCCCGTATCCAGTAGCACTGCATGTAAATATTGTCAATGTacctcagccagctgctgcagctaTCCAG AGACACTATAATGATGAAGACCCTGAGAAAGAAAAGCGAATAAAGGAATTAGAGTTGCTACTAATGTCGACTGAGAATGAACTGAAAGGGCAGCAGGCATTACCA ACACAGAACCACACATCAAACTACCCCGGCTGGCACAGCACCACAATTGCTGACAGTACCAGGACCAGTGGTGACAGTGCACCTGTTTCCTGTTTGGGGGAGCATCACCACTGCACTCCATCTCCGCCGGTGGATCACGGTTGCTTACCTGAGGAAAGTGCATCCCCTGCCCGGTGCATGATTGTTCACCAGAGCAACATCCTGGACAATGTTAAGAATCTCTTAGAATTTGCTGAAACACTCCAGTTAATAGACTCC GATCCTTCATCATGGGGTGATCTCAGCACTTTTGAATTCTTTGAAGACACAGACACTCCGGCTAGCAGAGCTCCCCCAGGCAAAGCCGCGCAGCTTCAGCAGAGAGGGGCCAGTGCTTGCAGACCGCAAGGACAGCCCACCACAAATTTGAGCAAAGTCATGTCAAGTCAGGGCTCTCTTGGCTCACCAAAGACCTTATCTGCCTCCCAGGGCAGCGCGGCTCCGTGGCTCCTTCTTCGCAAAAGGAGAGGGCACTGCGGCCCCTCAGCCAGTGGCCACGGTAGCGCCTTGGTCCGAGCTGACACCAGCAGCTCAACTCCTCCTAAGCGCTCCCCTGTCAAAAGCCTGCCCTTCTCTCCCTCGCAG TTCCTAAACACCTCATCCACTCACGAAAATTTGAACCTGGAGAACCCTGCACTTACCTCCACGCCGGTGTGCGGCCATAAGATGGCAGTTACCTCCCCGTTCCACAGGGACCAGGCTTTCAAAGCTCAGAAGGAAAACCATGT TTTCAGGACTCCAGCAATCAAGAGGTCGATATTAGAAAGCTCTCCAAGAACACCCACTCCATTCAAAAACGCACTTGCAGCTCAGGAAATCAAATACGGTCCTTTGAAGATGCTG ccTCAAACTCCAACTCATCTTGTAGAAGATCTGCAGGATGTTATCAAGCAGGAGTCGGAGGAATCTGCAATAGTGGCTGGGCTACATGAAAGTGGACCCCCTTTGCTGAAGAAAATCAAACAAGAG gTGGAGTCCCCAACAGATAAAGctggaaattttttttgctCAAATCACTGGGAAGGAGAAAACCTGAACACTCAGCTCTTTACACCTGGGTCTGCTATGGAAGATGTGCCA